The Elaeis guineensis isolate ETL-2024a chromosome 13, EG11, whole genome shotgun sequence genome includes a region encoding these proteins:
- the LOC105033030 gene encoding transcription termination factor MTERF8, chloroplastic: protein MLLPELSSSLRRNSANAFVAFYHGRRRRLLGDVLCLFSSTGTAATPKPHFMVDYLVDFCGFSPEKAVRDLKHVRSIKSPQQPNSVLDFFKRHGFDDPQIKKLISWHPRWLSLDVEKSLAPRFRALRDLGFSQSDIIHITLSNASILHLRLDTKLLPKIELWRSLLGSNDVLMKFIKRGLRLLCCSMEKCVLPNLSVLRDCGIPESKISVIVKQHPAVVVQRPASLQALIDRTEGLGIPRHSGMFGWALRVLCSVNEAKFKAKMEFMRTLGWSESEFLFAFRTTPSILGASKKSLQKKMEFWVKEAGCHPSYLAHHSVLLMCSLENRLIPRYRVMEILKSKGLCSDDCNLYTIMCLSEENFLKKFILRHKEEVPELCEMYAPCCNRSGTR from the coding sequence ATGCTGCTGCCCGAGCTCTCCTCCTCCCTCCGCCGCAACAGCGCCAATGCCTTCGTTGCCTTCTACCatggccgccgccgccgcctcctcGGAGACGTCCTCTGCCTTTTCTCCTCAACCGGCACCGCCGCGACACCGAAACCGCATTTCATGGTCGACTACCTCGTCGACTTTTGTGGGTTCTCGCCGGAGAAGGCCGTCAGAGACTTGAAGCACGTCCGCTCCATCAAATCCCCCCAACAGCCCAACTCCGTCTTGGATTTCTTCAAAAGACACGGTTTTGATGACCCCCAGATCAAAAAGCTCATATCCTGGCATCCCAGATGGCTCTCCCTGGATGTGGAGAAGAGCCTGGCCCCCAGGTTCCGAGCTTTACGGGATCTCGGCTTCTCCCAGTCCGACATCATCCACATCACGCTCTCAAACGCCTCCATCCTCCATCTCAGGCTCGACACCAAGCTCCTCCCCAAGATCGAGTTGTGGAGGAGTCTCCTCGGATCGAACGACGTCCTGATGAAATTCATCAAGAGGGGACTGCGGCTTCTCTGTTGCAGCATGGAAAAGTGTGTCCTTCCCAACCTATCAGTCTTGCGGGACTGCGGTATTCCAGAGAGCAAGATCTCTGTCATCGTGAAGCAGCATCCAGCGGTCGTCGTGCAAAGGCCGGCTTCGCTCCAGGCTTTGATTGATCGCACCGAGGGGCTTGGGATACCCCGCCACTCAGGCATGTTTGGCTGGGCCCTTCGTGTCCTCTGCAGCGTGAACGAAGCCAAGTTCAAGGCAAAGATGGAGTTCATGAGAACCTTGGGCTGGTCAGAGTCGGAGTTCCTCTTTGCTTTCCGTACGACACCCTCAATCTTAGGCGCTTCTAAGAAGTCGCTGCAGAAAAAGATGGAGTTTTGGGTGAAGGAAGCTGGTTGCCACCCGTCCTACCTCGCGCACCATTCAGTGCTCCTGATGTGTAGTTTAGAGAACAGGTTGATCCCTCGGTATCGTGTGATGGAGATTCTGAAATCAAAAGGATTATGCAGTGATGATTGCAATCTGTATACCATTATGTGTCTCTCCGAGGAGAATTTTCTAAAGAAATTTATTCTCCGCCACAAGGAGGAAGTCCCTGAACTTTGTGAAATGTATGCTCCTTGCTGCAATAGAAGCGGAACCCGCTAA